A window from Pangasianodon hypophthalmus isolate fPanHyp1 chromosome 4, fPanHyp1.pri, whole genome shotgun sequence encodes these proteins:
- the LOC113539928 gene encoding histidine N-acetyltransferase isoform X1, protein MLRDAMEAQFVEESDGLTFWLARPQDYDEVMAISQDIYQGNDYLPHRYHTWMTECERVVIIGRRNGRLVRMVALDSALLVDGGQTVVLEGLRVCPSERGRGVAGVIQRVTDCYIKQVYPSVTTKRLTRHDNPGPEKLSKFIFLACRAILSLFGEAERFKGFVSGLKTKLESTEKSDGPSSNNNQKLFVLKDIHQLKAILLDPDLSLRLQLPGGAIIQDWQPLKPMESNLEILERRNLTWMVDCFDDKPMFMSFHTPPYPVPFNGGSLRFNIDMFGTDVFIAKKALIAHLEQVIEEIHGSVVVHVYMPQTFWEAMRQFCEGDEGVKQYMDYWEQLFLEKEIA, encoded by the exons AGACGCAATGGAGGCACAGTTTGTAGAAGAAAGTGATGGTCTAACATTCTGGCTGGCCAGACCACAAGACTATGATGAGGTAATGGCCATATCACAGGACATCTACCAGGGCAATGACTACCTTCCACATCGCTATCACACTTGGATGactgagtgtgagagagtggtCATAATTGGCAGGAGAAATGGGAGGCTGGTAAGAATG GTGGCGCTGGACTCTGCACTGCTGGTTGATGGAGGGCAAACTGTGGTGTTGGAGGGATTAAGGGTGTGTCCTAGTGAAAGAGGACGCGGTGTGGCTGGAGTTATCCAGAGAGTAACTGACTGCTACATTAAGCAGGTTTACCCAAGTGTAACAACCAAACGACTGACAAGACATGACAACCCAGGACCTGAAAAACTCTCCAAGTTTATTTTTCTGGCTTGCCGG gctatTCTGTCTTTGTTTGGAGAGGCTGAGAGATTTAAAGGATTTGTCTCAGGCCTGAAAACAAAACTGGAAAGCACAGAGAAGTCAGATGGGcccagcagcaacaacaaccaaaaattATTTGTTCTGAAGGACATCCATCAGCTTAAGGCAATACTCCTGGATCCTGATCTTTCCTTGAGACTTCAGCTTCCAGGAGGTGCCATCATCCAAGACTGGCAGCCTCTGAAACCAATGGAAAGCAACCTGGAAATTTTAGAAAGGCGAAACCTAACTTGGATGGTTGACTGTTTTGATGATAAACCAATGTTTATGAGCTTCCACACACCACCCTATCCTGTTCCATTTAATGGAGGTTCTTTGCGGTTCAACATAGACATGTTTGGGACTGATGTATTCATAGCGAAGAAAGCACTGATAGCACATTTAGAGCAGGTAATTGAGGAGATTCATGGCTCTGTTGTGGTTCATGTTTACATGCCTCAAACCTTTTGGGAAGCTATGAGACAGTTTTGTGAGGGAGATGAAGGAGTAAAACAATATATGGATTACTGGGAGCAACTGTTTCTGGAGAAAGAGATAGCATAA
- the LOC113539928 gene encoding histidine N-acetyltransferase isoform X2, with product MLRDAMEAQFVEESDGLTFWLARPQDYDEVMAISQDIYQGNDYLPHRYHTWMTECERVVIIGRRNGRLVALDSALLVDGGQTVVLEGLRVCPSERGRGVAGVIQRVTDCYIKQVYPSVTTKRLTRHDNPGPEKLSKFIFLACRAILSLFGEAERFKGFVSGLKTKLESTEKSDGPSSNNNQKLFVLKDIHQLKAILLDPDLSLRLQLPGGAIIQDWQPLKPMESNLEILERRNLTWMVDCFDDKPMFMSFHTPPYPVPFNGGSLRFNIDMFGTDVFIAKKALIAHLEQVIEEIHGSVVVHVYMPQTFWEAMRQFCEGDEGVKQYMDYWEQLFLEKEIA from the exons AGACGCAATGGAGGCACAGTTTGTAGAAGAAAGTGATGGTCTAACATTCTGGCTGGCCAGACCACAAGACTATGATGAGGTAATGGCCATATCACAGGACATCTACCAGGGCAATGACTACCTTCCACATCGCTATCACACTTGGATGactgagtgtgagagagtggtCATAATTGGCAGGAGAAATGGGAGGCTG GTGGCGCTGGACTCTGCACTGCTGGTTGATGGAGGGCAAACTGTGGTGTTGGAGGGATTAAGGGTGTGTCCTAGTGAAAGAGGACGCGGTGTGGCTGGAGTTATCCAGAGAGTAACTGACTGCTACATTAAGCAGGTTTACCCAAGTGTAACAACCAAACGACTGACAAGACATGACAACCCAGGACCTGAAAAACTCTCCAAGTTTATTTTTCTGGCTTGCCGG gctatTCTGTCTTTGTTTGGAGAGGCTGAGAGATTTAAAGGATTTGTCTCAGGCCTGAAAACAAAACTGGAAAGCACAGAGAAGTCAGATGGGcccagcagcaacaacaaccaaaaattATTTGTTCTGAAGGACATCCATCAGCTTAAGGCAATACTCCTGGATCCTGATCTTTCCTTGAGACTTCAGCTTCCAGGAGGTGCCATCATCCAAGACTGGCAGCCTCTGAAACCAATGGAAAGCAACCTGGAAATTTTAGAAAGGCGAAACCTAACTTGGATGGTTGACTGTTTTGATGATAAACCAATGTTTATGAGCTTCCACACACCACCCTATCCTGTTCCATTTAATGGAGGTTCTTTGCGGTTCAACATAGACATGTTTGGGACTGATGTATTCATAGCGAAGAAAGCACTGATAGCACATTTAGAGCAGGTAATTGAGGAGATTCATGGCTCTGTTGTGGTTCATGTTTACATGCCTCAAACCTTTTGGGAAGCTATGAGACAGTTTTGTGAGGGAGATGAAGGAGTAAAACAATATATGGATTACTGGGAGCAACTGTTTCTGGAGAAAGAGATAGCATAA
- the LOC113539928 gene encoding histidine N-acetyltransferase isoform X3, with protein MEAQFVEESDGLTFWLARPQDYDEVMAISQDIYQGNDYLPHRYHTWMTECERVVIIGRRNGRLVRMVALDSALLVDGGQTVVLEGLRVCPSERGRGVAGVIQRVTDCYIKQVYPSVTTKRLTRHDNPGPEKLSKFIFLACRAILSLFGEAERFKGFVSGLKTKLESTEKSDGPSSNNNQKLFVLKDIHQLKAILLDPDLSLRLQLPGGAIIQDWQPLKPMESNLEILERRNLTWMVDCFDDKPMFMSFHTPPYPVPFNGGSLRFNIDMFGTDVFIAKKALIAHLEQVIEEIHGSVVVHVYMPQTFWEAMRQFCEGDEGVKQYMDYWEQLFLEKEIA; from the exons ATGGAGGCACAGTTTGTAGAAGAAAGTGATGGTCTAACATTCTGGCTGGCCAGACCACAAGACTATGATGAGGTAATGGCCATATCACAGGACATCTACCAGGGCAATGACTACCTTCCACATCGCTATCACACTTGGATGactgagtgtgagagagtggtCATAATTGGCAGGAGAAATGGGAGGCTGGTAAGAATG GTGGCGCTGGACTCTGCACTGCTGGTTGATGGAGGGCAAACTGTGGTGTTGGAGGGATTAAGGGTGTGTCCTAGTGAAAGAGGACGCGGTGTGGCTGGAGTTATCCAGAGAGTAACTGACTGCTACATTAAGCAGGTTTACCCAAGTGTAACAACCAAACGACTGACAAGACATGACAACCCAGGACCTGAAAAACTCTCCAAGTTTATTTTTCTGGCTTGCCGG gctatTCTGTCTTTGTTTGGAGAGGCTGAGAGATTTAAAGGATTTGTCTCAGGCCTGAAAACAAAACTGGAAAGCACAGAGAAGTCAGATGGGcccagcagcaacaacaaccaaaaattATTTGTTCTGAAGGACATCCATCAGCTTAAGGCAATACTCCTGGATCCTGATCTTTCCTTGAGACTTCAGCTTCCAGGAGGTGCCATCATCCAAGACTGGCAGCCTCTGAAACCAATGGAAAGCAACCTGGAAATTTTAGAAAGGCGAAACCTAACTTGGATGGTTGACTGTTTTGATGATAAACCAATGTTTATGAGCTTCCACACACCACCCTATCCTGTTCCATTTAATGGAGGTTCTTTGCGGTTCAACATAGACATGTTTGGGACTGATGTATTCATAGCGAAGAAAGCACTGATAGCACATTTAGAGCAGGTAATTGAGGAGATTCATGGCTCTGTTGTGGTTCATGTTTACATGCCTCAAACCTTTTGGGAAGCTATGAGACAGTTTTGTGAGGGAGATGAAGGAGTAAAACAATATATGGATTACTGGGAGCAACTGTTTCTGGAGAAAGAGATAGCATAA
- the LOC113539938 gene encoding histidine N-acetyltransferase-like has protein sequence MEAQFVEESDGLTFWLARPQDYDEVMVISQDIYQGNDYLPHRYHTWMTERERVVILGKRKWKLVALNSALLVDGGQTVVLEGLRVCPSERGRGVAGVIQRVTDRYIKQVYPSVTTKRLTRSDNPGPEKLSKFIFLACRAILSLFGEAERFKGFVSGLKTKLESTEKSDGNNQKLFVLKDIHQLKAILLDPDLSLRLQLPGGAIIQDWQPLKPMESNLEILERRNLTWMVDCFDDKPMFMSFHTPPYPVPFNGGSLMLNIDMFGTDVFIAKKALIAHLEQVIEEIHGSVVVHVYMPQTFWEAMRQFCEGDEGVKQYMDYWEQQFLEKEMS, from the exons ATGGAGGCACAGTTTGTAGAAGAAAGTGATGGTCTAACATTCTGGCTGGCCAGACCACAAGACTATGATGAGGTAATGGTCATATCACAGGACATCTACCAGGGCAATGACTACCTTCCACATCGCTATCACACCTGGATGACTGAGCGTGAAAGAGTGGTCATTCTTGGCAAGAGGAAGTGGAAGCTA GTGGCACTGAACTCTGCACTGCTGGTTGATGGAGGGCAAACTGTGGTGTTGGAGGGATTAAGGGTGTGTCCTAGTGAAAGAGGACGCGGTGTGGCTGGAGTTATTCAGAGAGTGACTGACCGCTACATTAAGCAGGTTTACCCAAGTGTAACAACCAAACGACTGACAAGAAGTGACAACCCAGGACCTGAAAAACTCTCCAAGTTTATTTTTCTGGCTTGCCGG gctatTCTGTCTTTGTTTGGAGAGGCTGAGAGATTTAAAGGATTTGTCTCAGGCCTGAAAACAAAACTGGAAAGCACAGAGAAGTCAGATGG CAACAACCAAAAACTATTTGTTCTGAAGGACATCCATCAGCTTAAGGCAATACTCCTGGACCCTGATCTTTCCTTGAGACTTCAGCTTCCAGGAGGTGCCATCATCCAAGACTGGCAGCCTCTGAAACCAATGGAAAGCAACCTGGAAATTTTAGAAAGGCGAAACCTAACTTGGATGGTTGACTGTTTCGATGATAAACCAATGTTTATGAGCTTCCACACACCACCCTATCCTGTTCCATTTAATGGAGGTTCTTTGATGCTGAACATAGACATGTTTGGGACTGATGTATTCATAGCGAAGAAAGCACTGATAGCACATTTAGAGCAGGTAATTGAGGAGATTCATGGCTCTGTTGTGGTTCATGTTTACATGCCTCAAACCTTTTGGGAAGCTATGAGACAGTTTTGTGAGGGA